A stretch of DNA from Micromonospora peucetia:
CCCGGCCTCGCTCGGGGAGATCGGCGCGGAAAGTAGGCTGGGGGCATGTGGCAGGCCGAGGTGCGCGTGGACCTGGACGCGATCCGCGAGAACGTGAGCCGGCTGAGGTCCGGCACCGGCGCCGAGTTGATGGCGGTGGTGAAGGCCGACGGCTACGGCCACGGCATGGTCCCGGCCGCCCGCGCCGCCCTCGACGGCGGGGCGGACTGGCTGGGGGTCTGCACGCTGGACGAGGCGTTGACGTTGCGCCGGGCCGGGATCACCGTGCCGGTGCTGGCCTGGCTGCTCGCGCCGGGGCTGCCGCTGCACGAGGGTGTCGCCGCCGGGGTCGATCTCGGCGTCGCCAGCCTGCCCCAGCTGGACGAGATGGTCGAGGCGGGCCGCGCCGCCGGCCGGCCGGCCCGGCTGCACCTCAAGATCGACACCGGGTTGGCCCGGGGCGGCGCGACCGTCGCCGACTGGCCGGCCCTGCTCGACGCCGCCGCCAAGGCGCAGGCCGACGGCCTGGTCGAGGTGGTCGGGGTGTGGAGCCACTTCGTCTACGCGGACTCGCCCGGCCACCCGACCATCGACCGCCAGCTCGCCGTCTTCCACGAAGGGCTGGGCATGGCCGAGCAGGCCGGCCTGCGACCGCGCTACCGGCACCTGGCCAACTCGGCCGCCACCCTGACCCGGCCGGACACCCACTTCGACCTGGTCCGGCCCGGGCTGGCCGTTTACGGCCTCTCCCCGGTGGCCGGCGAGCGCTACGGGCTGCGCCCGGCGATGACCGCCCGGGCCCGGGTGATGCTCACCAAGCGGGTCCCCGCCGGCTCCGGCGTCTCGTACGGGCACACCTACACCACCGATCGGGCGGCGAACCTGGCGGTGGTGCCGCTCGGCTACGCCGACGGGGTGCCCCGGCAGGCCTCGAACAGCGGCCCGGTGCAGCTCGGCGGCAGGCGCCGGACGATCTCGGGCCGGGTCTGCATGGACCAGTTCGTGCTCGACTGCGGCGACGACCCGGTGGCCGCCGGCGACGTGGTCACCCTCTTCGGCAGCGGCGCCGACGGTGAGCCGACCGCCGACGACTGGGCCGAGGCGGTCGGCACCATCAACTACGAGATCGTCACCCGGTTCGGCAGCACGCGGGTGCCCCGTGTCTACGACGGCGAGCGCCCGTGACGCCCCGCTCCCGCATCCCGCTGCCGCGCACCGGGCACGCCAGGGCCGCCATCGGTGCGCTGGCCGCCGTCGGAGTCGCCGCCGCCGGGCTCGCGGCCGGCGTCGCCACCGAACGCGCCCTGGTCCGCAAGCTCAAGGCCGACCCCACCGACCGGTACGCCGGGGAGGCCTTCGGCGAGCAGCGGTACGACGAGTCGTTCCGGCTGGAGATGCCCGACGGCACCGACATCCACGTCGAGGTGGTGGAGCCGACCCGGCCCCGGCCCGGCAACCCGACCGTGGTGCTGGTGCACGGCTTCTGCCTCGACATGGGCACCTTCCACTTCCAACGCGAGTTGCTCGCCGAGCGGGGCGAGCACCGGATCGTCGCGTACGACCAGCCCGGGCACGGCCGGTCCGGGCGGCTGGAGACCGGCGAGTACGACCTCACCGCGCTCGGCCGGACGCTACGCGAGGTGATCGACCGGACCGCCCCGGAGGGGCCGCTGGTGCTTGTCGGCCACTCGATGGGCGGGATGACCATCATGGCGTTCGCCGAGCTGTTCCCGGAGCTGTTCGGCGACCGGGTCGTGGGCACCGTGCTGATGGCCACCTCGGGCGGCCTGCTCGCCGAGACCAAGCTGGTGGCGCCCGCGCTGCTCGGCCGGGTCGGCGCGCCGGTGCTGCACGTGGTCGGCAACGTCACCCGCTACGGCGCCCCGGTGATCGACCGGGCGCGCAGGTCCACCACGAACGTGGCCTGGCTGCTCACCCGCAGGTACGGCTTCGGCACCCGCCATCCCAGCCCGGCCCTGGTGTCGTACGTCGAGACGATGAACTCCCGCACGTCCGCCGACACGGTGACGCGTTACCTGCGGACCCTGGCGACGCACTCCCGGTTCCCGGCCCTCGCCGCGCTGGCGGACACCCCCGTGCTGGTGGTCGTCGGCGACAAGGACATGATCACGCCGGTGACGCATTCCGAGGAGATCGTCCGGCGGCTGCCGCACGCCGAGTTCGTCAAGATCTCCGACAGCGGGCACGTGGTGATGCTGGAGCACGCCGACGAGGTCAACGAGGCGCTGGCCCGGTTCCTGGAGGCGTTGTGCGGCACGTCGTGACGCTGCCGACGGTCGACGACACCCACGGGTTCGGGCGGCGACTGGCCGGGCTGCTGCGCGCCGGCGACCTGCTGCTGCTGACCGGGCCGCTGGGCGCCGGCAAGACCGCGCTGACCCAGGGCATCGGGGCCGGGCTCGGGGTGCGTGGCGACATCACCTCACCCACCTTCGTGATCGCCCGGGTGCACCGCCCCGACCCGGCCCGGGGCGGCACGGTGGCGCTGGTGCACGCCGACGCGTACCGGCTGGGGGATGCCGCCGACCCGCGCGCCGAGATCGACGACCTCGACCTGGACGCCTCGGTGGACGAGTCGGTGACCGTGGTGGAGTGGGGCGAGGGCCTGGTCGAGCAGTTGGTCGACGCCCACCTGTGGGTGCGCATCGACCGGCACGACGACGACACCCGGGTGGTCGGGCTGGAGCCGGTCGGCGGCGACTGGGAGCAGCGCCTGGCGGCCCTGCGCTGACCGGTGGAAGCCGGGCTCAAGGCCACCGTCGACCTTCGAGCCCGACCTGCGTGCACATCGTCACGATCGACGGGTGCCGCCGAGCCGGCCGGCGGGAACGCCTACGGCTGAAGGTCCCTGCGTCCCCGCCGCTGGCGGTGCCGAGGAGTGTCGGCTGCGACTGGTATGAAGGTGGCGATCGACTACGAAAGGTTGCCGATGCCCGACGACGCCCCCACCCTGGACCTGCTGGCGCTGTTGCCGGAGGACTGGCGTGCCGTGCTCACCCCCCACCTCGACCCGGCCCGCACCGCCGAACTGGCCGCGTTCGTCGCCGGGGAATACGCGACCCGCACCGTCTTTCCGCCGGTCGAGGACCTCTTCTCGGCCTACCGGCTCTGCGCGCCGGCCGACTGCCGGGTGCTGATCCTCGGGCAGGACCCCTACCACAAGGCGGGGCAGGCGCACGGTCTCAGCTTCAGCGTGCGGGAGGGCGTGAGCGTGCCGCCGTCGTTGCGCAACGTCTTCAAGGAGCTCGGCGAGGACCTCGGCGTGCCGAAGCCGCGCGGCGGCAATCTGAGCGGCTGGGCGGCGCAGGGCGTGCTGCTGCTCAACTCCGTCCTCACCGTCCGCGAGGCGACACCCGGCTCGCACGCCAACCGCGGCTGGGAGGAGTTCACCGACGCCACCATCCGGGCGCTCGACGCGATGGACTCCCGGGTGGTCTTCCTGCTCTGGGGCGGCTACGCGCGCAAGAAGGCCGCTCTGGTCACCAACCCGCAGCACGTGGTGCTGGAGGCCGGGCACCCCAGCCCGATGAACCCGCGTGGCTTCCTGGGCAGCCGCCCGTTCAGCGCGGCCAACAAGGCGCTCGCCGACGCCGGCCTGCCCACCGTCGACTGGGAGCGTCCCGCCAGCTGACAGTGCGCACTCTCGCGGTAACCGCGCGGCTGCTGTCCGTCGTAGCCTGTGCCTCGGATCGGTCGGCGAGCCGGGAGGCGGCGATGGCGGCGACGGTCAGCGAACAGCGGTGGCGGGTGGCGCGGACGGCCCTGGCGGACCAGACAGACCGCTTCCTCGACCTGGTCCGCGCCACCCCACCGGCGGCGAAGGCCACCGCCCACTGGTCGGTGGTCGACACGCTCGCCCACGTGGGCTCGCTCGCGTGGTACTACGTGTGCCTGGTGGACCCGGAGCATCGACCCCTGCCGGTGCCGGGTCTGCACCGGCAGCTCCCCGACATCACCGTCGACACGGTGGCGGACTTCAACGACGTGCTGCTCCGGCATCTCACCGAGCGCGATCCGCAGGCCCTGGCCGACCGGTTGCGGGCCGACGTCGGGCAGCTCCTCCTCGCCTCCGAGGGCCGGCGCCCCGACGAGACGGTGCCCTGGCTCGGCGGGGCCCGGGTGCCCCTCGCCGGCCTCTGCGCGCACCTGGTCAACGAGCTGCTCATCCACGGCCACGACGTCGCCCACGTCACCGGGCGGCCGTGGTCGCTCCCCGGCCGGGACGCCGCGCTTTTCATGGAGCTGTTCCTGGCCGGAGTGGTCCGGCACGGCTACGGGCGGCTGATCGACGGCGGCGCTCCGCCGAGCGAACGCCCGGTCGTGGTCGAGTTCCGCTCGGCGTACGCGGCCCCGGTCCGGCTCATGCTGCACCGGGGTCGGATGACGTTCGCCGCCCCCGACGCTCGTCCCGACGCCCGGATCGACCACGACCCAGGCACGCTCAACCTGATGATGTTCGGTCGGGTCAGCCGGGCCCGCGCGGTGCTCACCGGCAAGGTCCGGATCAGTGGGCGGCGCCCCTGGCTGCTGCCGGGGTTCCTGCGCAAGTTCCGCACCCCGAGCTGAGCCGCATCCGCCGCCCGGGGCGTGACCGGGGGTGACTAGGCTGGCTTACCGTGCTCGTACTGGTGGTGGACAGCTCGACCCCCGCGGTGACCGCGGCGCTGGTGCAGGTCGCGGCGGACGGCGTCGCGACCCGCGCGTACCGCTGCACGGTCGACGCCCGCGCCCACGGTGAACTGCTCGCCCCTCAGGTCGACGCCGTGCTCGCCGAGGCCGGTGCCCGTCCGGCCGACCTGGGCGCGATCGTCGCCGGGCTCGGCCCCGGCCCGTTCACCGGGCTGCGGGTGGGGCTGGTCACCGCCGCCACCATCGGGCAGGTGCTGGGCGTCCCGACGTACGGCGTCTGCTCGCTGGACGCCATCGGCCACCCGGCGGCCGCCGGCGAGCCGGTGCTGGCGGCGAGCGACGCGCGCCGCCGGGAGATCTACTGGGCGGTCTACGACGGCGCGGGCCAGCGGATCCTCGGACCGGAGGTGTCCGTGCCGGCGGTCGCCGCCGAGCGCGCCCGCGACCTGGCCGTCACGGCCGCGGTCGGCGACGGCGCGCACCGGTACGCGGACGCGCTCGGCCTGCCGGTGCGGGACGAACCCCGCTACCCGGACGCCAACGTGCTGGCGACCCTGGCCGCCGAGCGCATCCGGGCCGGCGCCCCGTCAGAGGTGCTCACCCCGCTCTACCTGCGCCGCCCGGACGCCGTGGCGGCGACCGCCCGCAAGCCGGTTCTGCCGTGAGCGTGAGGAGTGAGCCGGGTTTGCGAGCCCCGCAGTCGCGAACTGAGGTGGCACCGTGAGCGTGAGGAGTGAGCCGGGTTTGCGAGCCCCGCAGTCGCGAACCGAGATCGCACCGTGAGCATCCGGCTGGAGCGGTTTCGGTGGTGGCACGTCGACGAGGTGCTGCCGATCGAGGCGGACCTGTTCGGCGCCGAGCAGTGGTCGGCGGCGATGTTCTGGAACGAGCTGGCCAACGGGCACTTCTACCTGGCCGCCACCGACGACGACGGCTCCCTGCTCGGCTATGCCGGGCTCGCCGCCGCCCCGCCCGACGAGGCGTGGGTGCAGAACGTCGCGGTGCGCCGGGACGCCCAGCGGCGTGGCGTCGGCCGGCTCCTGCTGGAGGCACTGCTCGCCGAGGCCGCCCGGCTCGGCACCCGCAGTACCCTGCTGGAGGTCGCGGCGGACAATGCCCCCGCCCAGAAGCTCTACGCGGCGTACGGCTTCGAGCCGATCGGAGTGCGGCGCGGCTACTACCAACCGAGCAACACCGACGCGCTGGTCATGCAGCGCAACGCGGGAAGTGAGCGATGACGGACGAACCCCTGATCCTCGGCATCGAGACCTCCTGCGACGAGACCGGCGTCGGCATCGTACGTGGGCACACCCTGCTGGCCGACGCGCTCGCCTCCAGCGTCGAGCAGCACGCCCGCTTCGGCGGGGTGGTGCCCGAGGTGGCCAGCCGGGCCCACCTGGAGGCCATCGTGCCGACCATGGACCGGGCGTTGAAGGAGGCGGGGGTGACGCTCGCCGACATCGACGCGATCGCGGTCACCTGCGGCCCGGGGCTGGCCGGCGCGCTGCTGGTCGGGGTGGCCGCCGCGAAGGGCTACGCGCTCGCCGCCGAGAAGCCGGTCTACGGCGTCAACCACCTGGCCGCGCACGTCGCCGTGGACACCCTGGAACACGGCCCGCTGCCCGAGCCGGCGATCGCCCTGCTGGTCTCCGGCGGGCACTCCTCCCTGCTGCTCGTGGACGACCTCGCCCGGGGTGTCACCCCGCTCGGTGCCACCATCGACGACGCGGCCGGCGAGGCGTTCGACAAGGTGGCCCGGCTGCTCGGGCTGCCGTTCCCCGGCGGTCCGTACATCGACCGGGAGGCCCGGGCCGGCGACCCGGCTGCCATCGGGTTCCCGCGCGGCCTGACCGCCCCCAAGGACCTTGCCGCCCACCGCTACGACTTTTCCTTCTCGGGGCTGAAGACGGCGGTGGCCCGCTGGGTCGAGGCGCGGCAGCGGGCCGGCGAGGCGGTGCCGGTCGCCGACGTGGCCGCGTCCTTCCAGGAGGCGGTCTGCGACGTGCTGGTGCGTAAGGCGCTGGACGCCTGCCGGACCAACGGCGTCGAGACGCTGGTGATCGGCGGGGGCGTGGCGGCCAACTCCCGGCTGCGGGTGATGGCCGAGGACCGCGCCGCCGCGCAGGGCATCCGGGTCCGGGTGCCCCGGCCCGGGCTCTGCACGGACAACGGCGCGATGGTCGCCGCCCTCGGCTCGCACCTGGTCGCTGCGGGTGTCGCGCCGAGCCGGCTGGACCTGCCCGCCGATTCCGCCATGCCGCTGACCACGGTCAGCGTTTGAACCCCGAGGATGGCTGACGTGATCGTGCGGATGTGGGAGGCGCGGGCGGAGCCGTACGGCGCCGCGGACCTGATCACCTGGGTCTGCGACACCGCGCTGCCGGAGTTCGAGCACGACCCGATGCACCTGTCCAGCGAGGTGTTCTCCTCCACCGACCACCGGGTGGTGGTCATCTCCAAGTGGCGCAGCAACCCGCGCCCGCTGCCGGAGCCGCCGGCGACGCTGCTGGCCCGCCCGCCGCACTCCTGGGACTTCACCCAGGTCGACCGCTGAGGCGCCCGGCCGGGCGGAGAGTGTCGTGCCCCGGCGGGCCGTGGCCGGGCGGAGGCTGGCGACCGACGAGCCCGGCCGGGTCCGGGAACGTGACTCGCAGCACGCCGCCGCAGTAATTGGTTGGCGGGACGGTCGGCCCGCCACCTAGCGTCGGTGGGCCATGCGCTTTTCACCGGCCGGGAACCCCGGCGTACCTGACACCCGATCGGCGACCCGCTACCTGGTGTGGCTGGCCGGGCGGCACAAGGTGCTGCTCACCGTCGGCATCCTGCTCGGCATCGTCTGGATGGTCGCCCAGGCGCTGGTGCCGGCGGCCGTCGGCCGGGCCGTCGACGGGCTCACCCGCCGGGACGAGGACGCGCTGCTGACCTGGGGGCTGGCGGTGCTCGGGCTGGGTGTGCTCCAGACTGTCGCCGGGATCCTGCGGCACCGCTGCGCGGTGCACAACTTCCTCGCCGGGGCGTACCGGACGGTGCAGTTGACCGTGGGCGCGGTGAACCGGCTCGGCGCCGCGCTGCCCCGCCGGGTCTCCGCCGGCGAGGTCGTGAGCATCGGCACGGCCGACATCAACCACATCGGTTCGGCCATCGACATCACCGCCCGGGGTGCCGGCGCGGTCGTGGCGATCGTGACCGTGGGGGTGATCATGCTCGACGCCTCCGTGCCGCTCGGTCTGGTCGTGGTGCTCGGCGTGCCGCTGCTGATGGCGGTGGTCGGGCTGCTCATCCGGCCGCTGCACCGGCAGCAGCATGCGTACCGGGACTCGGAGGGGGCGTTGACCGCCCGGGCCGTTGACATCGTCTCCGGGCTGCGGGTGCTGCGCGGCGTCGGCGGTGAGCCGATGCTCTCCGCCCGCTACCGGACACGGTCGCAGACGCTGCGCGCCGACGGCCTGCGGGTGGCCCGGGTCGAGTCGCTGCTGGAGGCGGCCCAGGTGCTGCTGCCGGGTGCGTTCCTGGTGCTGGTCACCTGGCTCGGCGCCCGGTTCGCGCTGCGCGGCGAGATCAGCGCCGGCCAGCTCGTGGCGTTCTACGGCTACACCGCGTTCCTGGTCAGCCCGCTGCGGCAGCTCACCGAGGCGGTGGACAAGCTGACCCGGGGGCACGTCGCCGCCCGGCGGGTGGTGCGACTGCTGCGGCTCGCCCCGGAGCTGGTCGACCCGTCCCGCCCGGCCACCCTGCCGGACGGCCCGGGCGAACTGGTCGACGTGGACTCCGGCGTGACGGTGCGACCGGGCCGGTTCATCGCGCTTGCCGCGACCGCGCCCGAGGACGCGGCGGCGATCGCCGACCGCCTCGGCCGGTACGTCGACTCGGACGCGACGCTGCACGGCGTACCGCTGCGGGACGTGGCGCTGGCGACGGTGCGGCAGCGGATCCTGGTGGCCGACAACGACGCGCACCTGTTCACCGGCCCGCTGCGCACGGAGCTGGACCCGCACGACCGGGCCGGTGACGCGGCGATCGCGGCGGCGCTGGTGGCGGCGAGCGCGACCGACATCGTCGAGGCCCTGCCCTCCGGGCTGGACAGCACGGTCGCCGAGCGCGGTCGGGAGTTCTCCGGCGGGCAGCAGCAGCGGCTGCGGCTGGCCCGGGCTCTGGTCGCCGACCCGGAGACCCTGCTGCTGGTCGAGCCGACCAGCGCCGTGGACGCGCACACCGAGGCCCGGATCGCCGAGCGGCTCGGCGCGGCCCGGACGGGCCGCACCACCCTGGTCTGCACCACCAGCCCGCTCGTGCTGCACCGCGCCGACCAGGTGATCTTCGTGGAGGACGGCAAGGTGGTGGCCGAGGGGTCGCACACGGCACTGCTCGACGACGAGCCGCGCTACCGGGCGACGGTCAACCGGGGGGAGGACTGATGGCCACCGCATTGCCGGTCGCCGACGCGCGCCAGGTGCGTCGCTACGCCCGCACGCTGGTCCGCCGGCACCCGAGGGCGCTCGGGACCGCGCTCGGCCTGCACGCGCTGGCCGCCGCCGCCGGCCTGGTCGCGCCGCGGCTGCTCGGCGACCTGGTCGAGGGGATCTCCCGGGGCACCACCGGCGTCACCGTCGACCGGATCGCCCTGCTGATCGCCGGGTTCGTGCTGGTGCAGTCGGTGCTGGTCCGGTTCGCCCACCTGGCGTCGGCGCGGCTGGGCGAGGGGGTGCTGGCCGAGTTGCGCGAGGAGTTCGTCGACCGGATCCTGGCGTTGCCGCTGGCCACCGTGGAACGGGCCGGCACGGGCGACCTGCTCACCCGGACGTCCCGGGACGTTTCCGCGCTGTCGCGGACGGTCCGGTTCGCAGTGCCGGAGACGCTGGTCGCCGTCGTCACCGGCTGCTTCATCGTCGGCGCGCTGCTCCTGGTCAACCCGCTGCTCGCACTGCCCTGCCTGGTCGCGGTGCCGCTGCTGTGGGCCGGCACCCGCTGGTACCTGCGCCGCGCCCCGGCCGGCTACCTGCGGGAGAACGCCGCCTATTCCGACATCACCGACGGCATCAGCGAGACCGTCGAGGGTTCGCGGACCACGGAGGCACTGCGGCAGCAGGCGCGCCGCCGGGCCCGCAGCGACGCCGACATCCGCCGGTCGTACGCGGCCGAGCGCTACACCCTGCGGCTGCGTACGGTGTTCTTCCCGGTCGCCGAGATCGGCTACGTGCTGCCGGTGGTCGCGACGTTGATCGTCGGCGGCTGGTTCTACCTGAAGGGCTGGGTGAGCCTCGGCGAGGTCACCGCCGCCACCCTCTACGTGCAGCAGCTGATCGACCCGGTGGACCGGCTGCTCTCCTGGCTGGACGAGTTGCAGGTCGGCGGCGCCTCGATGGCCCGCCTGCTCGGGGTGGCCGACGCCGACCCGCCGGCCGGGTTTCCGACCCGGCCCACGTCGTCGGCCCCGGCCGACGCGCCGGGCGCGGGGGACCGGCGGCTCGCCGCCCGGGACGTCCGGTACGCGTACCGGGAGGGCCGGGACGTCCTGCACGGGGTGACCCTGCTGCCGGAGCCGGGGGAGAAGCTGGCCATGGTGGGCCCCTCGGGCGCCGGCAAGTCCACCCTCGGCCGGCTGCTCGCCGGGGTGCACGCGCCCCGCTCCGGCTCGGTCACGGTGGCCGGTCGGCGGCTCGACGAGCTCCCCCTGGCCGAGCTGCGGACACACGTCGCCCTGGTCACCCAGGAGCACCACGTCTTCATCGGCACGCTGCGGGAGAACGTGGCGATGGTGCGACCGGGTGCCGACGAAGCGGCCGTCCGGTCGGCGCTGACCGCCGTCGACGCGCTGGACTGGGCCGACGCGCTGCCGGACGGGCTGGGCACGATCGTCGGCGCCGGCGGGCATCCGCTGTCGCCCGCGCAGGCCCAGCAGTTGGCGCTGGCCCGGCTGGTGCTGGCCGACCCGCACACCCTGGTGCTGGACGAGGCCACCTCCCTGATCGACCCCCGCGCCGCCCGGCACCTGGAACGCTCCCTCGCGGCCGTCCTCCAGGGGCGTACGGTCGTGGCCATCGCGCACCGCCTCTTCTCGGCGCACGACGCCGACCGGGTCGCGGTGGTGGAGGACGGCCGGATCATCGAGCTCGGCTCGCACGACGAACTGGTCGCCGCCGACGGTTCGTACGCGGCCCTCTGGCGTTCCTGGCACACCACCGGCTCCTGACCGCACGGCTGCACCGGCTCCTGACCGCGCCGCGCGGCTGGGCACCGGCTCCTGACCGCGCCGCGCGGCCCCGTTTCGGGATTCGGCGGTGCCGCGTCGCAGCGCCGTACCACGATGGTGGAGCGGCAGGCGACCGGCGCGCACCCGTCACCACGGCGCCGGCCGGTGACGGGGGTGCGACGTGGGTGGTCTCGAACTGATCGTGGTGCTGGTCGTCACGGTGCTGGTCGGCACCACCCTCGGCGGGCGGTACAGCGTGGCGCCCCCGGTCCTGCTCATCACGATGGGCGCGCTGCTCGCGCTCCTGCCGCCGCTGTCCCACGTGGTGCTGGAGCCCGACGTGGTGCTGCTGCTGTTCCTGCCGGCGATCCTCTACAAGGAGAGCATCACCACCAGCCTCCGCGAGATCCGCACCAACCTCCTCGCGATCACGTTGCTCGCGGTGGGACTGGTGGTGGCGACGATGGCCGCGGTGTCGCTCGTCGTGCAGCGGTTCGGCATCGACCCGGCCGCCGCCTGGGTGCTCGGCGCGGTGCTCGCGCCGACCGACGCCGCGGCGGTCGCCGGCCTGGCCAAGCGGATGCCGCGCCGGATCCTGACCACCCTGCACGCGGAGAGCCTGATCAACGACGGCACCGCGTTGGTGCTCTTCTCCGTCGGGCTGGGCCTGATCGTGGGTGGCACCGAGCCGGGGGTGCTCGGGCTGGCCGAGCGGTTCGTCGGCGCGTCGGTCGGCGGCATCGCCGCCGGCCTGCTGGTCGGCGGGGTGGTGATCCTGGTCCGGCGACGCCTCGACGATCCGCTGCGCGAGGGCGCCCTGAGCGTCCTCACGCCGTTCGTGGCCTTCCTCCTCGCCGAGTTCGTGCACGCCAGCGGCGTCCTGGCGGTGGTGGTCGTGGGCCTGATGCTGTCGTACGCCGCCCCCCGGGTCATCCGGGCCCGCTCCCGGGTGCTGGCGTACGGCTTCTGGGACCTCGCCACCTTCCTGATCAACGGGAGCCTGTTCGTGCTCCTCGGGTTGCAGATTCCGCGCGCCCTGCGCGCCGTCACCAGCCTGTCGGTGCAGCGGGCGCTGGTCGTCGGCGTGGTGGCGACCGGCGTGGTCGTGCTGACCCGGATGCTGTGGATCCACCTGGCGGCGTTCGCCTTCCTGGTCGTCGACCGCCGGGCGGCGCAGCAGGACGAGCGGGTCAACTGGCGGGTGCGTACGGCGCTCGGGTGGGCGGGCTTCCGGGGTGCGGTCTCTCTCGCGGCCGCCCTCGCGGTGCCGGTGACCACG
This window harbors:
- the tsaB gene encoding tRNA (adenosine(37)-N6)-threonylcarbamoyltransferase complex dimerization subunit type 1 TsaB yields the protein MLVLVVDSSTPAVTAALVQVAADGVATRAYRCTVDARAHGELLAPQVDAVLAEAGARPADLGAIVAGLGPGPFTGLRVGLVTAATIGQVLGVPTYGVCSLDAIGHPAAAGEPVLAASDARRREIYWAVYDGAGQRILGPEVSVPAVAAERARDLAVTAAVGDGAHRYADALGLPVRDEPRYPDANVLATLAAERIRAGAPSEVLTPLYLRRPDAVAATARKPVLP
- a CDS encoding ABC transporter ATP-binding protein — translated: MRFSPAGNPGVPDTRSATRYLVWLAGRHKVLLTVGILLGIVWMVAQALVPAAVGRAVDGLTRRDEDALLTWGLAVLGLGVLQTVAGILRHRCAVHNFLAGAYRTVQLTVGAVNRLGAALPRRVSAGEVVSIGTADINHIGSAIDITARGAGAVVAIVTVGVIMLDASVPLGLVVVLGVPLLMAVVGLLIRPLHRQQHAYRDSEGALTARAVDIVSGLRVLRGVGGEPMLSARYRTRSQTLRADGLRVARVESLLEAAQVLLPGAFLVLVTWLGARFALRGEISAGQLVAFYGYTAFLVSPLRQLTEAVDKLTRGHVAARRVVRLLRLAPELVDPSRPATLPDGPGELVDVDSGVTVRPGRFIALAATAPEDAAAIADRLGRYVDSDATLHGVPLRDVALATVRQRILVADNDAHLFTGPLRTELDPHDRAGDAAIAAALVAASATDIVEALPSGLDSTVAERGREFSGGQQQRLRLARALVADPETLLLVEPTSAVDAHTEARIAERLGAARTGRTTLVCTTSPLVLHRADQVIFVEDGKVVAEGSHTALLDDEPRYRATVNRGED
- the ung gene encoding uracil-DNA glycosylase; translation: MPDDAPTLDLLALLPEDWRAVLTPHLDPARTAELAAFVAGEYATRTVFPPVEDLFSAYRLCAPADCRVLILGQDPYHKAGQAHGLSFSVREGVSVPPSLRNVFKELGEDLGVPKPRGGNLSGWAAQGVLLLNSVLTVREATPGSHANRGWEEFTDATIRALDAMDSRVVFLLWGGYARKKAALVTNPQHVVLEAGHPSPMNPRGFLGSRPFSAANKALADAGLPTVDWERPAS
- the rimI gene encoding ribosomal protein S18-alanine N-acetyltransferase — encoded protein: MRLERFRWWHVDEVLPIEADLFGAEQWSAAMFWNELANGHFYLAATDDDGSLLGYAGLAAAPPDEAWVQNVAVRRDAQRRGVGRLLLEALLAEAARLGTRSTLLEVAADNAPAQKLYAAYGFEPIGVRRGYYQPSNTDALVMQRNAGSER
- the tsaE gene encoding tRNA (adenosine(37)-N6)-threonylcarbamoyltransferase complex ATPase subunit type 1 TsaE, with translation MRHVVTLPTVDDTHGFGRRLAGLLRAGDLLLLTGPLGAGKTALTQGIGAGLGVRGDITSPTFVIARVHRPDPARGGTVALVHADAYRLGDAADPRAEIDDLDLDASVDESVTVVEWGEGLVEQLVDAHLWVRIDRHDDDTRVVGLEPVGGDWEQRLAALR
- the alr gene encoding alanine racemase, which translates into the protein MWQAEVRVDLDAIRENVSRLRSGTGAELMAVVKADGYGHGMVPAARAALDGGADWLGVCTLDEALTLRRAGITVPVLAWLLAPGLPLHEGVAAGVDLGVASLPQLDEMVEAGRAAGRPARLHLKIDTGLARGGATVADWPALLDAAAKAQADGLVEVVGVWSHFVYADSPGHPTIDRQLAVFHEGLGMAEQAGLRPRYRHLANSAATLTRPDTHFDLVRPGLAVYGLSPVAGERYGLRPAMTARARVMLTKRVPAGSGVSYGHTYTTDRAANLAVVPLGYADGVPRQASNSGPVQLGGRRRTISGRVCMDQFVLDCGDDPVAAGDVVTLFGSGADGEPTADDWAEAVGTINYEIVTRFGSTRVPRVYDGERP
- a CDS encoding ABC transporter ATP-binding protein, which produces MATALPVADARQVRRYARTLVRRHPRALGTALGLHALAAAAGLVAPRLLGDLVEGISRGTTGVTVDRIALLIAGFVLVQSVLVRFAHLASARLGEGVLAELREEFVDRILALPLATVERAGTGDLLTRTSRDVSALSRTVRFAVPETLVAVVTGCFIVGALLLVNPLLALPCLVAVPLLWAGTRWYLRRAPAGYLRENAAYSDITDGISETVEGSRTTEALRQQARRRARSDADIRRSYAAERYTLRLRTVFFPVAEIGYVLPVVATLIVGGWFYLKGWVSLGEVTAATLYVQQLIDPVDRLLSWLDELQVGGASMARLLGVADADPPAGFPTRPTSSAPADAPGAGDRRLAARDVRYAYREGRDVLHGVTLLPEPGEKLAMVGPSGAGKSTLGRLLAGVHAPRSGSVTVAGRRLDELPLAELRTHVALVTQEHHVFIGTLRENVAMVRPGADEAAVRSALTAVDALDWADALPDGLGTIVGAGGHPLSPAQAQQLALARLVLADPHTLVLDEATSLIDPRAARHLERSLAAVLQGRTVVAIAHRLFSAHDADRVAVVEDGRIIELGSHDELVAADGSYAALWRSWHTTGS
- the tsaD gene encoding tRNA (adenosine(37)-N6)-threonylcarbamoyltransferase complex transferase subunit TsaD; translated protein: MTDEPLILGIETSCDETGVGIVRGHTLLADALASSVEQHARFGGVVPEVASRAHLEAIVPTMDRALKEAGVTLADIDAIAVTCGPGLAGALLVGVAAAKGYALAAEKPVYGVNHLAAHVAVDTLEHGPLPEPAIALLVSGGHSSLLLVDDLARGVTPLGATIDDAAGEAFDKVARLLGLPFPGGPYIDREARAGDPAAIGFPRGLTAPKDLAAHRYDFSFSGLKTAVARWVEARQRAGEAVPVADVAASFQEAVCDVLVRKALDACRTNGVETLVIGGGVAANSRLRVMAEDRAAAQGIRVRVPRPGLCTDNGAMVAALGSHLVAAGVAPSRLDLPADSAMPLTTVSV
- a CDS encoding alpha/beta fold hydrolase, producing MTPRSRIPLPRTGHARAAIGALAAVGVAAAGLAAGVATERALVRKLKADPTDRYAGEAFGEQRYDESFRLEMPDGTDIHVEVVEPTRPRPGNPTVVLVHGFCLDMGTFHFQRELLAERGEHRIVAYDQPGHGRSGRLETGEYDLTALGRTLREVIDRTAPEGPLVLVGHSMGGMTIMAFAELFPELFGDRVVGTVLMATSGGLLAETKLVAPALLGRVGAPVLHVVGNVTRYGAPVIDRARRSTTNVAWLLTRRYGFGTRHPSPALVSYVETMNSRTSADTVTRYLRTLATHSRFPALAALADTPVLVVVGDKDMITPVTHSEEIVRRLPHAEFVKISDSGHVVMLEHADEVNEALARFLEALCGTS